In the genome of Taurinivorans muris, one region contains:
- a CDS encoding Fic family protein: MPQYVWQHENWTAFSYDAEVVLPVLSRFRKKQGYFLRQIHELGFTDELNTYAKILEEEAVQTSAIEGIVLDREGVRSSIANHLGIEQAGLRDATRETHGLVTVLLEAVHNYSQPLDKLCLFRWHSLLFPSGMSDFRTIEAGTWRKTKMQVVSGAFGRQKVHFEAPLPENVEEEMQGFFAWWKNTQDTMDGIIRTAFAHLYFVTVHPFEDGNGRLARVLSDIALAQDEDMAKRFYSVSAQIMRERNAYYDILEKTQKGDGDCTEWLVWFIGCLERSITSACLIIENILAKAEFWKKHRDTDLNERQRKVINRLLDAGKDGFEGGLTTQKYCGMTKCSRATAFRDIEDLLAKNILSPLSKGGRSTAYTVVG; encoded by the coding sequence ATGCCTCAATATGTTTGGCAGCATGAAAACTGGACAGCGTTTTCCTATGATGCGGAAGTTGTTTTGCCGGTTTTGTCACGCTTTAGGAAGAAACAGGGCTATTTTTTGCGGCAAATCCATGAACTTGGCTTTACGGACGAGCTCAACACCTATGCGAAAATTTTGGAAGAAGAAGCCGTGCAGACATCAGCCATTGAAGGCATTGTACTGGACAGGGAGGGTGTGCGTTCTTCCATTGCCAATCATTTGGGCATAGAGCAGGCGGGACTTCGGGATGCAACACGCGAAACGCATGGGCTTGTTACTGTTTTGCTTGAAGCTGTGCACAATTATTCACAGCCGCTTGATAAACTCTGCTTGTTTCGCTGGCACAGCCTGCTTTTTCCAAGCGGCATGTCAGATTTCAGAACCATTGAAGCTGGCACTTGGCGAAAAACTAAAATGCAGGTTGTTTCGGGAGCTTTCGGCAGGCAAAAAGTCCATTTTGAAGCACCGCTGCCCGAAAACGTGGAAGAAGAAATGCAGGGCTTTTTTGCGTGGTGGAAGAATACGCAGGACACAATGGACGGCATAATCCGCACGGCTTTTGCCCATTTGTATTTTGTGACCGTACACCCCTTTGAGGACGGCAACGGCAGACTTGCCCGTGTTCTTTCCGATATTGCCTTGGCACAGGACGAGGACATGGCAAAGCGTTTTTACAGCGTTTCAGCCCAGATTATGAGAGAACGCAATGCCTATTATGATATTTTGGAAAAGACGCAGAAAGGGGACGGGGACTGCACCGAGTGGCTTGTGTGGTTTATCGGCTGTCTGGAGCGTTCAATTACTTCCGCCTGCCTTATTATTGAAAATATCTTGGCAAAGGCGGAGTTTTGGAAAAAGCACAGGGATACGGATTTAAACGAAAGACAGCGAAAAGTCATTAACCGCCTTTTGGACGCAGGCAAGGACGGCTTTGAAGGTGGACTGACAACGCAAAAATACTGCGGCATGACAAAATGCTCCCGTGCAACCGCATTCCGCGATATAGAAGACCTTTTGGCTAAAAACATCCTGTCCCCCCTCTCCAAAGGCGGCAGAAGCACGGCGTATACGGTTGTGGGGTAG
- a CDS encoding DEAD/DEAH box helicase: protein MVTIITGTTNKPVSSEELKNFFQQHSELEGYLYIGYPIIGTVEGAFPIDCLWVSPNHGLVIFSLVEGKAVDDYQEIQDDYVNKMEAKLKGHKELMQKRKLCVEINVITYAPALSKNSYNDEDYPFCINNSELENCIKNFQWNDNIYYEKLVSVLQAISTIRKGKKRREVNKVSSKGAKLRSLEDSIANLDNQQSRAVIETVEGVQRIRGLAGSGKTIVLALKAAYLHAQHPEWKIAVTFNTRSLKGQFRQLINTFYIEQTNDEPDWDNLQIIHAWGAPGGGEKNGIYYNFCLKNNIEYYDFMGARRKFGANDPFGRVCEEALGNMKKNIEEYDVILVDEAQDFSPAFLRLCYEMLKEPKRLVYAYDELQNLRLQSLPSPEEIFGRLKDGTPRVKFKISEKGQPQQDIILEKCYRNSRPVLVTAHALGFGIYRQPTNKGQIGLVQMFEQSSLWEDVGYRVENGELSDGNHVILARTKQSSPEFLEEHSSIDDLIVFKSFDSKEEQNEWVVREIKKNLKEDELRPDDIIVINPDPLTTKQAVAPIRSLLFQSEIQTHTAGVDTAPDVFFTENRDSIAFTGIYRAKGNEAAMVYIINAEHCFDSHYGLAKIRNQLFTAITRSKAWVRVLGVGDSMKGLISEYKRVKDHDYKLEFDYPTRLELERINIINRDMTDAEREKIEKSQNDIDKLIKGLEDKTLLPEDFDAEQLERLWQLLNR from the coding sequence ATGGTAACAATAATTACAGGAACAACAAATAAGCCAGTTTCTAGTGAAGAGTTAAAAAATTTTTTTCAGCAACATTCTGAGCTTGAAGGATATCTTTATATTGGATATCCAATTATTGGTACTGTAGAAGGAGCATTTCCAATTGATTGTTTATGGGTGTCACCAAATCATGGATTAGTTATTTTTAGTCTTGTAGAAGGAAAAGCAGTAGATGATTATCAGGAAATACAAGATGATTATGTTAATAAAATGGAAGCAAAGCTGAAAGGACATAAAGAATTAATGCAAAAAAGAAAGCTTTGTGTTGAGATAAATGTTATTACATATGCACCTGCTTTATCAAAAAACTCCTATAATGATGAAGACTATCCTTTTTGTATAAATAATAGTGAACTTGAAAATTGTATTAAAAATTTTCAATGGAATGATAATATTTATTATGAAAAACTTGTTTCAGTTTTACAGGCGATTTCAACAATTCGAAAAGGAAAAAAACGGAGAGAGGTTAATAAAGTTTCATCTAAAGGAGCAAAATTAAGAAGCTTAGAAGATTCTATTGCTAATTTGGATAATCAACAAAGTCGGGCTGTTATAGAAACAGTGGAAGGAGTTCAGCGAATACGAGGATTAGCTGGATCAGGTAAAACTATTGTTCTAGCTTTAAAAGCAGCCTATTTACATGCTCAACATCCAGAATGGAAAATTGCTGTTACATTTAATACGCGTTCTTTAAAGGGGCAGTTTCGTCAATTAATAAATACCTTTTATATAGAACAAACGAACGATGAGCCAGATTGGGATAATCTTCAAATTATTCATGCCTGGGGAGCTCCTGGCGGTGGAGAAAAAAACGGAATTTATTATAATTTTTGTTTAAAAAATAATATAGAATACTATGATTTTATGGGTGCACGTAGAAAGTTTGGTGCCAACGATCCTTTTGGGAGAGTTTGTGAGGAAGCTTTGGGTAATATGAAAAAGAATATTGAAGAATATGATGTTATTCTTGTTGATGAAGCTCAAGATTTTTCTCCTGCTTTTTTACGGCTTTGTTATGAAATGCTTAAAGAGCCTAAAAGACTTGTTTATGCATATGATGAACTTCAAAATTTACGTTTGCAATCATTGCCATCACCTGAAGAAATTTTTGGAAGATTAAAGGATGGTACTCCAAGGGTCAAATTTAAAATATCTGAAAAAGGGCAACCTCAGCAAGATATTATTTTGGAAAAATGTTATCGAAATTCGCGTCCAGTTTTGGTAACAGCTCATGCTCTGGGGTTTGGAATTTATCGTCAGCCTACGAATAAGGGGCAAATAGGACTTGTGCAAATGTTTGAGCAAAGTAGTTTGTGGGAGGATGTTGGTTATAGGGTAGAGAATGGGGAATTATCTGATGGTAATCATGTTATTTTAGCACGGACTAAGCAAAGCAGCCCTGAATTTTTAGAAGAGCATTCTTCTATTGATGATTTGATAGTATTTAAAAGTTTTGATTCTAAAGAAGAACAGAATGAATGGGTTGTGAGAGAAATTAAAAAGAATTTAAAAGAGGATGAATTACGGCCTGATGATATAATTGTCATTAATCCTGATCCATTAACAACCAAACAAGCTGTTGCACCTATTCGTTCTCTTTTATTTCAGTCAGAGATTCAAACGCATACAGCAGGAGTAGATACAGCTCCTGATGTTTTTTTTACTGAAAACCGAGATTCAATTGCTTTTACTGGAATTTATCGAGCTAAAGGAAATGAGGCTGCAATGGTTTATATTATAAATGCTGAACATTGTTTTGATTCACATTATGGTTTAGCTAAAATTCGTAATCAATTATTTACTGCAATAACTCGCAGTAAGGCATGGGTCAGAGTGTTAGGTGTTGGTGATAGTATGAAGGGATTAATTTCTGAATATAAACGAGTAAAGGATCATGATTATAAGTTAGAGTTTGACTATCCTACGAGATTAGAGCTAGAACGCATAAATATTATTAATCGTGATATGACAGATGCTGAAAGAGAAAAAATAGAAAAAAGTCAAAATGATATTGATAAATTGATTAAAGGATTGGAAGATAAGACATTACTGCCAGAGGATTTTGATGCAGAGCAATTAGAACGATTATGGCAACTTTTAAATAGATAA
- a CDS encoding DUF2290 domain-containing protein, translating into MLGIDEVYKQILKLTSDIIEAGLCDDQNYPSKKGDKRGESSIGINTSQDNSICLKNISYSEMYNELYKTKNYNLKMIDGALISLLYRFQDNQVVTHRLSFFPAPNLEHFQNEPELYMEDELYLEIYDKRTVIVPLRFDFDSSESFIPVEHPKSHLTLGQYKNCRIPVSSALSPYQFISFIIRNFYYTQFIYCNLTCFSEKFSKSIVSAEQELIHICTAI; encoded by the coding sequence ATGTTAGGTATTGATGAGGTATATAAACAAATTCTAAAGCTAACATCAGATATAATTGAAGCTGGATTATGTGATGATCAAAATTATCCATCAAAAAAAGGTGATAAAAGAGGTGAATCATCAATAGGGATTAATACTAGTCAAGATAATTCAATTTGTTTAAAAAACATTTCTTATAGTGAAATGTATAATGAACTTTATAAGACAAAAAATTATAATTTAAAAATGATAGATGGGGCTTTGATTTCTTTATTATATAGATTTCAAGATAATCAAGTTGTTACACATCGTTTATCTTTTTTCCCTGCACCTAATTTAGAACATTTTCAAAATGAGCCTGAACTTTATATGGAAGATGAATTGTATCTAGAAATTTATGATAAAAGAACAGTTATTGTTCCATTAAGATTTGATTTTGATTCTAGTGAGTCATTTATACCAGTAGAACATCCTAAGTCACATTTAACATTGGGACAATATAAAAATTGTCGAATACCCGTTTCTTCAGCTCTTTCTCCTTATCAATTTATTTCTTTTATTATACGAAATTTTTATTATACTCAATTTATTTATTGTAATCTTACCTGTTTTTCAGAAAAATTTTCTAAAAGTATTGTTTCTGCAGAACAAGAATTGATCCATATTTGTACAGCTATATAA
- a CDS encoding DNA cytosine methyltransferase, with translation MDTKLLTVSQTAQYLQLSEKTIRRMIGNGSLPASKLGNRTWRIRACDIDEYVSNSCQKPPIYNKQPFPELELNPPKNPRLISLFSGCGGMDLGFKKAGFDIVFANDFDADAQAIYSLNIGYIDKRDILSIGEDEIPDGDILTAGFPCQPFSNAGNRKGVHDSRGMLYKECLRIIQKKKPKVIIFENVKGLLSTKYVDGRNLAEVIVEDLSNMNGIGYNVVYQLVNASDYGVPQNRQRVLFVGIRKDLGITFQFPKKQTKEKLALRNILDIPSKVANNVDWTLSPQALDMVRFIPEGGSWKDVPYEHLAPRFQKIRDNMKKYHSPNFYRRFSRDEICGTMTASAQPENCGIIHPTENRRFTVREVARIQTFPDDFNFLTDTARNITAMYKVIGNAVPVMLAYNIASTIMEQVFKKAINKM, from the coding sequence ATGGATACGAAACTGTTAACTGTTTCTCAAACAGCTCAATATTTACAGCTTTCTGAAAAAACTATACGCCGTATGATTGGAAATGGTAGTTTACCTGCGTCAAAACTTGGTAACCGTACTTGGCGGATTCGTGCATGTGACATTGACGAATATGTGTCTAATTCTTGTCAAAAGCCCCCTATATACAATAAACAACCTTTCCCAGAATTAGAACTAAATCCTCCGAAAAATCCTCGTCTAATTTCTCTATTTTCAGGTTGCGGTGGTATGGATTTAGGTTTTAAAAAAGCAGGATTTGACATTGTATTTGCAAATGATTTTGACGCTGATGCACAAGCAATTTATTCACTGAATATAGGTTATATAGATAAACGTGATATACTATCGATTGGAGAAGATGAAATTCCAGATGGTGATATTTTAACTGCTGGTTTTCCATGTCAGCCTTTTTCTAATGCTGGTAACCGGAAAGGTGTTCATGATTCTCGGGGCATGTTGTACAAAGAATGTTTGCGCATAATTCAAAAAAAGAAGCCCAAAGTAATTATCTTTGAAAATGTAAAAGGGTTGCTCTCGACTAAATATGTTGATGGACGCAATTTGGCAGAAGTTATTGTAGAAGATTTATCCAATATGAACGGTATAGGGTATAATGTTGTTTATCAGCTTGTAAATGCATCAGATTATGGAGTTCCCCAAAATAGGCAAAGAGTTTTATTTGTAGGTATCCGAAAAGATTTAGGCATTACATTTCAGTTTCCCAAAAAACAAACGAAAGAAAAACTGGCGTTACGTAATATTTTAGATATTCCATCGAAAGTAGCTAACAATGTGGATTGGACACTCTCACCGCAGGCATTGGACATGGTTAGATTTATTCCTGAAGGAGGTTCATGGAAGGATGTTCCGTATGAACATTTAGCTCCTCGCTTTCAAAAAATTCGAGATAACATGAAAAAATACCATTCACCCAACTTTTACCGGCGTTTTTCAAGGGATGAAATCTGTGGAACTATGACGGCATCTGCTCAACCAGAGAACTGCGGCATTATACATCCTACTGAAAATAGAAGATTTACAGTACGAGAAGTTGCTCGTATCCAGACTTTTCCTGATGATTTTAACTTTTTAACAGATACAGCACGAAATATTACCGCAATGTATAAAGTTATAGGAAATGCGGTGCCTGTTATGCTGGCATATAATATTGCTTCTACAATAATGGAGCAAGTATTTAAGAAAGCCATAAATAAAATGTAA